In a single window of the Coprothermobacter proteolyticus DSM 5265 genome:
- the obgE gene encoding GTPase ObgE, whose protein sequence is MIFIDTAEIIVYGGKGGDGAASFRREKFIEKGGPDGGDGGKGGDVYLVTDPALLTLYDFKYQKEFRAEDGEPGRSQKQFGKDGKDLFIRIPVGVIVADLETQTVVDMDKPGMKLLVARGGRGGKGNARMATATRRAPRFRELGHEGEMRRLRLELKLVAHVGLVGLPNAGKSSLISVISKAKPEIAPYPFTTRSPVLGIVKKAEQSFVVSDVPGLIEGAHEGKGLGLTFLRHVERTKVLAIVIDAAAIDGYEPMQAYETIIGELRAYNPNLLEKPRVLVLNKIDLLQPEHIDQLKVQFADKESHVVLTSAATGEGTNQLVDVLFELISPTLSTEEPTAEFMTMELPPLPEDFSIRREDEYWVVEGRWARYISRYDTTQPWDFQYVQREIRRKKLEEMLRQMGAKEGETVVIHDKAFEIL, encoded by the coding sequence ATGATATTCATTGACACTGCGGAAATCATTGTTTACGGTGGAAAGGGCGGCGATGGAGCCGCCTCTTTTCGTCGTGAGAAATTCATTGAAAAAGGCGGACCTGACGGCGGAGATGGGGGCAAAGGCGGCGATGTATACCTGGTAACCGACCCTGCCCTTCTCACATTGTATGACTTCAAGTACCAAAAGGAGTTTCGGGCTGAAGACGGTGAACCAGGTAGATCTCAAAAACAGTTCGGGAAAGATGGAAAGGACCTCTTCATACGCATACCAGTGGGCGTCATAGTTGCTGACTTGGAAACTCAAACTGTGGTCGATATGGACAAACCAGGAATGAAACTGCTAGTAGCTAGAGGCGGTCGAGGCGGAAAAGGCAATGCGCGCATGGCTACTGCCACTAGACGAGCACCGCGTTTCCGTGAGCTGGGGCATGAAGGAGAAATGCGCAGACTCCGTTTAGAACTAAAACTGGTTGCCCATGTGGGGCTTGTGGGGTTACCTAACGCTGGAAAATCGTCACTCATATCCGTCATAAGTAAGGCAAAACCAGAAATAGCTCCCTACCCCTTCACCACGCGATCTCCAGTACTGGGAATTGTTAAAAAGGCTGAACAATCATTTGTAGTAAGCGACGTTCCAGGGCTCATAGAGGGAGCTCATGAAGGAAAAGGACTTGGCCTAACCTTCTTAAGGCATGTTGAACGCACCAAAGTACTGGCCATTGTCATTGATGCAGCAGCCATCGATGGTTATGAACCCATGCAAGCCTATGAAACGATTATTGGTGAGCTTCGAGCTTATAACCCTAACTTACTGGAAAAACCGCGAGTTCTAGTTTTAAACAAAATCGATCTACTGCAGCCAGAGCACATTGATCAGCTAAAAGTGCAGTTTGCTGACAAAGAATCACACGTGGTGCTTACAAGCGCGGCCACAGGCGAAGGCACTAATCAATTAGTAGACGTTTTATTTGAACTTATTTCGCCCACATTATCAACAGAGGAACCCACTGCAGAATTCATGACAATGGAGCTTCCACCTTTGCCAGAGGATTTCTCCATTCGTAGAGAAGATGAATACTGGGTAGTTGAAGGCAGATGGGCACGGTACATATCCAGATACGATACCACCCAACCTTGGGATTTTCAGTATGTACAAAGAGAGATAAGACGTAAGAAACTTGAGGAAATGCTAAGGCAAATGGGTGCAAAAGAAGGAGAAACCGTAGTCATACATGATAAAGCCTTTGAAATCCTCTAG
- the rpmA gene encoding 50S ribosomal protein L27, whose amino-acid sequence MAHHKGGGSSRNGKDSNPQYLGVKAYGGEKVKPGSIIVRQRGNHFWPGKNVGQGKDFTLFALAEGVVQFEKKGGKKFVSVIPNEQK is encoded by the coding sequence ATGGCACATCATAAGGGCGGAGGTTCTTCAAGAAACGGCAAAGATTCTAACCCGCAGTATTTGGGCGTGAAAGCTTACGGCGGAGAAAAAGTAAAACCCGGTAGCATCATCGTTAGGCAGAGAGGAAATCACTTCTGGCCAGGGAAAAACGTAGGTCAGGGAAAGGATTTCACCTTGTTCGCACTGGCTGAAGGCGTAGTTCAGTTCGAGAAAAAGGGCGGAAAGAAATTCGTCAGTGTGATTCCTAACGAACAAAAGTAA
- the rplU gene encoding 50S ribosomal protein L21 produces MYALLEIRGKQYKVKENSTILVPGWEEIKPEEVKVLMVKDEANTVVGTPFVEGAEIELEPVKQIRTKKIKVRRFKAKVNYHRKKSHRIRYTILRINGIKTSVLTEG; encoded by the coding sequence ATGTACGCTTTACTGGAAATTAGAGGAAAACAGTATAAAGTAAAGGAAAACTCAACCATACTAGTACCTGGCTGGGAAGAAATCAAACCGGAGGAAGTAAAAGTCCTCATGGTAAAGGACGAAGCGAATACGGTAGTGGGAACACCTTTTGTGGAAGGCGCTGAGATAGAGCTCGAACCCGTGAAGCAGATTCGTACAAAGAAAATCAAGGTGAGACGTTTCAAAGCGAAAGTAAATTACCACAGGAAAAAATCACACAGGATACGTTACACCATTTTGCGAATCAATGGCATTAAAACGTCTGTGTTAACGGAGGGATAA
- the plsY gene encoding glycerol-3-phosphate 1-O-acyltransferase PlsY: MNYYYLLGLVGAYLYGAMPFGYLIALSKGVDIRKIGSGNIGTTNVYRALGVVFGAMTLLLDLSKGFIPSYLAFHYFSGLTPLQQWLLFLAPIIGHCFSVFLRFKGGKGVATSVGALLGFDIRLVLMFVAVWLVTFLPTRWVSLGSILGIWSVFIFAFAILPFFPWALLFLAFFITWRHKDNIRRLMAGSENKTFLPWEQKKAAAGNS; this comes from the coding sequence GTGAATTACTACTACTTATTGGGTCTAGTAGGAGCTTATCTATATGGTGCCATGCCCTTCGGTTATTTGATCGCCTTAAGTAAAGGCGTTGATATCAGGAAAATTGGGTCTGGGAACATCGGTACCACAAATGTTTACAGAGCACTCGGCGTAGTCTTTGGTGCCATGACTTTACTTCTAGATCTGTCAAAAGGCTTTATACCGTCATACTTGGCATTTCACTATTTCTCAGGGCTGACGCCTCTCCAGCAATGGCTACTGTTTTTAGCGCCCATAATCGGACACTGTTTTTCCGTGTTTCTGAGGTTTAAGGGTGGTAAAGGTGTTGCTACAAGCGTAGGAGCTTTACTAGGCTTTGATATAAGATTGGTGCTAATGTTCGTGGCGGTTTGGCTGGTGACTTTCTTACCCACTCGCTGGGTTTCCTTAGGATCCATACTGGGAATTTGGTCCGTCTTTATCTTTGCATTTGCCATATTACCATTCTTCCCGTGGGCACTTCTTTTTCTAGCTTTCTTCATTACGTGGCGCCATAAGGACAATATCCGCCGACTCATGGCTGGAAGTGAAAACAAAACCTTTTTACCTTGGGAACAAAAGAAGGCTGCCGCAGGTAACAGTTAG